TCATCGAAACCATCGAGAAGCTGCTAAGTGCTCAAGGTTAATTATATCTTACGCGTGTAGCAACTTGTCCGTGTCCTCCCACtccggcgggtgtggctggaacaaaccaaactggcggaacacccgatgtggcaggtaaagctcaaccgcccagttgcatatcagtgggcaccgCATATGCCAGAGATCCCTATCCCTAGTGCACATCGGATTCAGCCTGAACTCCATAGGGTTACCAAAACTCTCTCCTTTTCCATACGGCTCCCATTCCACCTGCAAAATGGGATAGAATGCAAAATTGACATCGAGTTACGATACAAGCATGATAATCACTTATGCAATGTCGGTTCACCTGCTCAGGCGTGATCGCATCCAACTCGCTCTTGTACAACTTGTACATGACCGAGGGATCATCCGTCGTCTCATTTAACACATCCCACTTGTGAGCCCAAGTGGGGAGCCGTAGTGGGTCGTCTTTGTCGTCCCAATCCTCGTACTTCACGGTCTTCGGTCGTCCAACCGGCAaacgctcccagctccatatggaaagtgcgagcagacaaccaccaatacctccagtgtgcctacaacaggcttcgtccaactgcacataaaagagaacatggtcaaatttgccgcaagagcgcattgataatgtatcaatgaagtgaaaaggaaacaacttcatacctgtcgatacaagtaagccagtgtcgccgaaccccaactccatttgctatcgaagacggtcaacgccttcagccacatccatggagcattcttACCTGTGGCATCAGCAAACATAGTCCTGGATATCacgtaccacatgtagacacgagcGTATGTCTTCACCGTGTCCTCATTAGCATCCTCAGGGCAAGTACTGAAGTTCGATGATATCCACGTGAAAGTAGCGCCGGCtgcgactctttccttcttcttgtcttctGCTTCTGGTTCCCGAGGCTCCGGAGGAACCATACCGATAAGGGCATGCATCTGCGCGCGCCACCCATCAGAATCGGTGTTCATACATAAAGGATTCCCATTGATAGgaagaccggtgatcatagcaatatcctagagcgtcacggtcatctccccggtccgaagatggaaaGTGTGTGTCTCCGGCCTCCAATGATCAATAAGCGCGGTGAGTGCTGCAGCATTATTGGGTGGCGTCGACCGGCGGACCAACTAAATGAAAGGGAAAAGTCCTGCCTCCCTTACATAcggtgtgtaccgctcatcatagcgcatccatccaagggtgaccccgtgagaccaaagcttcagaggtgcaagctcctacaaacaaacaaatcataacattacatatggggcatttgtgtttgaaaaaaatacgaaattcataacaccggccactttcagtattacccgctgctccaccgacatagcgtacgaccggtgttgtttatcccaatgatcatcgagaagccaaaccatcctaacaattttaacaaagcattcttgtcaacacgattatcttttcaattcaaaaaaactaaagtagGCCTACTAGATGCAAAATTCAAAGCATATGTATCCAAAGCATTCTTGCCAATACAAATATAATTTCAATAAACTAAACTAGGCCTACTTCATGCAAGATTCAATACAAATATCTTTTCCATATAAATAACATGTCAACCTATGTATCCAAACTATATAAATAACATGTCAACCTATCTATCCAAACCACATTCTAATCTAACAAGGGTTCTCCAAAtctaatacatgcaagattcaaacaaaagttccccaaatctaatacaagcaagattcaaacaagggttccccaaatctCCGAAATAACATGCATTCTATGGATAGAAAGAAGCGGATCGGAGAAAAGTACCTTCTAGGATGGATTGGTGAAGGAGTCCACGGGCCAAATCGTCAGATCTGAAGATTTTTGAAaatgggattgagagggggagagGAGCCAGCCGCCGCAACGATGCTTCTGTAACTGCTGAAGAATGGGGTGGGTGCGGGAGGCCTAGCGCGCGGCGGCTGCATCTAAGTCAATGTGCAACGCCCgagggctaggcgctgcacattacacgtgtggcgcctagctcggaggcgctgcACTGCGGGATGCGGGGCCcagggctgccacggtggacagaggtgcaacgcccccgagttaggcgctgcaccgtagggtgtggcgctggcgtggcgggcgctacacaaaagggtcagggGTATGAAATAGTTTTAcgggcagttcattctgtgaattgATTTTGTCTagaggtcaaaattgtcaaatttgtcGTTGTTAGGTACATCATGCAACACCATCGATATTTGATGCCGACCATGGGGAACCACACGTTAGTAGATCGGATCTGCTATATTTTCCCTATCTTCAAACTTCGTCTCCATTACCTTCTTGGCGTAATCATCTTTTCTACCTTTATCGATATCATAGGATTCGCTGGGCGTGGATATGTGGACCCAACATCCTCTTTTTTATTAGGCCTTGCATCCATCTTCTCGACAATGTCAGAGGGAAAGGGTCTCCACTTCTACCGAAATATTGACTTGTCCGCCTTGCAGCTAAATAAAATGTTCCCCTGTGCCGTTTGCCCACATATACCAATAAACCAAATTGACCCGTCCGAAAGAATAAATGGTGTCGCAAGGGGCACCTTTGCATGTTGAACAAATATGTGTGAGTCAACACTTCCTGTACTGGTTGTGCATGCACCGACTAAGCAATCTGAGAGGGTGTCTGGTTcagaagtcctaggactttttctagtcccatggactaataaaaaagactctttagtagagtctttttctagtccctgtagaaaaagtccctcccgtttggttcctacggactttttagggactttttctagtgTCTGGGACTAAAAAtccctgaaccaaacaccccctgaGGCTCAGATGCTATACATGTACCAATGTTgatttatttataaagcggggcgcAAAGCTTTCTTCGGTATGCATGCACCAACATCTTGAGCTAATTAAGTAGGGGTAAGATCGATAACATTAATCGTACTTTGGCTCTCCTTCATCCACGAGCCCAAAATTGTGTACCTATTTTTGGGAGTCAGAGGGAATAGTTGTTGTGGAATTCAATGAGCTCCACCTCACGCCATGCCCACCCATCGTTTTCTAGCCCGACAATCTAAATCTACCTCCGTCTTTCACGGGCAAATTTGACCGCCTTCCCGCACCACCACGCCACACCCACCCATCGTTTCTCTCATCCTTGTCCAAAACCCACCACCGCGCTCTCCTCCCTCCCACTACTGACCCTGATGGGGGAGATGTTGTTTCTCGCGTGCCACCTtctcctctccctcgccctcatcgtcgcctccctctcccacctattcTTCTCCTCCGTTGCCCACCAATCCCCCGCGCACACTAACAACCACCGCTTTCGCATCCTTCGACATCCACTCTTTCGCATACTCCCCGTCCTCGCTGCCCTCCCATTCCCCTTCCTTCCCATCGCCCCCACCTCTCGCCTACTCACATTCACCCTCCTACCTCCCCTCCTCCTTCTACTCCCACTCCCCTTCCTCCCGGTCAACCACCTCCCACTCCTACGCCCTTTATTCTTATCCCTCCCTCTACTCCTCCAAGCCCGCGCCGTGGGTCTTCTCGCCGATGCATTCCCCGTATCCGATCTCCAGGTTCACACTCTCTCCATCGCCACCCTCCTCCTCATCACTGCCGCCACTACTTCCCTAGTATCCACATTGTCGCAGTCGAGAACCACCCAGCACTTGTTAGCGGAGACATTGTTTACCTTTGTCGgtatcgttggtggcctctgggCTCTCCAAAGTGGCCTCAACCTTTACGTCGACTCCTGCGTCCCCGCGGGTTGCCACCGGCTGATGGACACAACTCTCGCACCAGCCACACGTTGTGACGTTGATGAAGCTAGGCTACAGGCCATTGCGTTCATGGATGTCATGCTGTCAGTGCATTGCTTGATTGCGGCAACTTTTGTGTCTGGGTTGCATCTCGGGGTGGCAAACAGGTACGTGGTTGATGGTGGGGGTGTTAATGTTGGTATGGGGACAGGTCGAAGGCATAATAGCATTGGGGGTTCATATGATGCCCTGCCCATGGTGCCTTTGTCATCGGGGGCCATTGAGGAGACAGAGTATTTGCCTGTGAAGGGCGTCGTTGGCAAGGCTGTGGCACAGGAATAAGAACGAATTGACTTTCATTACTAATTACTAGGTGTACATTGATCGTCTGAATTAATGTGTGTTGTTCAGATGTCACCCTCTAAAACAGTTAGTTGTATGTGGCTAAATTATGTAGATGATTGGTGATCATTAGTTGCTAGGGAGAAACTATGTGAAATCTGGCATTGTTGTTGTCTTGTTGAGTTGGTGAATGGAGCCTTCATGTCTTGTTTATTTCATGTCTTATTGAGTGACATGGCCATGCATCAACATCATTCGTCTGCGCATGCTTGGACCAAAAATCCAACGGTGTACATATGGTCGTGCTGGAAAGTCTGTTGAGTCGTTCTCTAATAGGAAAAGGCTAGTTTTTATCAAAAATCCTTGATTTTATGCTAAACAAGTCACAATAAATTTGAAATCACTAGATAGAGGATATCCCATGCAAAGGTCACTTTCACATTCTCTCGTGGTGATAAGTGGTGCACTATATGCGACACATGTCGCTACCTGAAGTTTCATTTTTTTTTGTAGATTCATTGTTTCAAATAATTTTACCTCTTCAACCGTGCGTCTAAATCATGAACCGTTTTATTTGTTGTGTTTCTCATGTCAAAATCTTTGAAAATAGATCTCATTTTAATTGTTTCGGATGAACCTTTTTCAAAATAGTAATAATTAGAAACAAAAAGCCAGAAACCAAAAAAGCACAATTGTCCTTCTTTACTTTTCTGGAAGCATATCTGTGCTTTTCAAATATTTCAGGAATCACAATTGTACTTCACGCAACTATGCTTTTTCACTTTTTGTGAAGTATAAATGTGCTTTTCACTTTTTTTAGAAAAGCACAGCTGTGGAAGTATAGTTGTGCTTCGCAGTTCAATTTACTTTTGAGAACCACACTTGTGTTTCACTCGAAAACACAACTGTATTTCACCGTGAAGCACGACCGTGCTTTTCCAGACGATGCTCGCCTGAAAAAAATGACTGCTTTGAAAAAAACATAGAAAGCCAAGCAAATCCAAACAAAAAAAACATgcgaaaaaaagaaagaaaaaaacatgTTCCTGTAGTGTGCCCACCGCGCGGCACATGGCGACTACTGAGCGCACCCCTTGATGCTATTCCAGATTCACCCGTAGCGGGCATCCCTTGAATCCCGAAATTTTCTATTTCGCGCTTCAGGCGCTTTTTACTGTGTCTTTACAAACGGGCGTACACACCCACTCCCGCGTTGGGTCGGCCCATCtaacttttttcctttttttttcaaTCCACAAAAAAGACTCGTGGAGTGAATCAAACCTGCGACCTCCTACATCAACGTGCGCAGCAGGCGACCAC
The Aegilops tauschii subsp. strangulata cultivar AL8/78 chromosome 3, Aet v6.0, whole genome shotgun sequence genome window above contains:
- the LOC109769110 gene encoding uncharacterized protein, encoding MGEMLFLACHLLLSLALIVASLSHLFFSSVAHQSPAHTNNHRFRILRHPLFRILPVLAALPFPFLPIAPTSRLLTFTLLPPLLLLLPLPFLPVNHLPLLRPLFLSLPLLLQARAVGLLADAFPVSDLQVHTLSIATLLLITAATTSLVSTLSQSRTTQHLLAETLFTFVGIVGGLWALQSGLNLYVDSCVPAGCHRLMDTTLAPATRCDVDEARLQAIAFMDVMLSVHCLIAATFVSGLHLGVANRYVVDGGGVNVGMGTGRRHNSIGGSYDALPMVPLSSGAIEETEYLPVKGVVGKAVAQE